CGCTAAGGATTCTGGCAAAAAGTGCATAATAAACATTACAAAGATCCCACCAAAAAACAAAACAAATCCAAAGCGCAACACAAAATTATCTGGATTACAACGCGAAATCCCCCACATCAAAAGCACACCAAAAATCCCTGCAATACTTTGGCGCAAAGCAAAATGAAATTCCCCATACTCATAATACAAAATTGCAAAAGATGAAAGCGAATAAGAAAATAAAATGCTAATTGTAATTAAACTTACGCTAATGAAAAATAAGGGACGATCTACCACCGCTTCCTTTCACACAAAATAATACACAAGCAAGAATCCACCAAAAGTTAGAATCCAAAACAAAATAAACGCCAGTACAAATGCTCTTCCACCACATTCTAAAAACTTTTTAAAATCCACTTGAAGCCCTAAAGCACTCATTGCCATAACTAGGAAAAAGCTAGATAAAAACCTAAATGTGCTAACAATACTTTCAGGTAAATTGATAAAAGAATGCAACAACACAACACCCAAAAACCAAAATGCAAACCAAGGAATATGAAGCTTTCTTTTCTCCCCTTCTTTGCTTTGTGTAAAAAGATAAGGCACGATTAATAGCACCGCAACAAGCAAAATTACGCGAATCATTTTAACAATTAGTGCAATCTCTTGTGTTTGTGGTGAAATGCTTCCACCAGCACCCACAACATTTGCAAGCTCGTGAAGTGTTAGTCCAAGAAAATAACCCATTTGCTCCTGTGAAAAAGGCGGAATCCCAAACGCATAAACTAAGGGATACAAAAACATTCCCAAAAGCCCAAAAAGAACCACTGTTCCTACGGCAATCACGCCCTTATAAGGCTTGGATTTAATAGATGATTCTAGAGCCAAAACTGCTGCTGCTCCACAAATAGCACTCCCACCGCTTACTAAAATCGCAATCTCTCTATCAAGCTTTAAAAATTTCACACCAACAACATATCCAAGCATCAAAATTACCACTACAACAACAATGCTTAAAAGGATTCCATTTAAGCCCACAGAAGCGATACTCTCAAGAGTAACATTAAAACCAAAAAGAATAATTCCAAATCTTAAAAGTTTTTTCGCGCTAAAAACAACCGCCTTTTCACAACTGCTTTGCGCCACCCTAAACAAAGGTGTAGCTAAAATACCAAGAAGCACGCTTAAAATCAAAGGCGATAAATGCAAGCGTTGCACCACAGGCAATACACTCACATAATAACTTGCAAGAGAAACCAGCAAAACAAGCACGAAGCCGTTAGTATAATCCTTATAAAATTGTTTTTGAAGCAAAGCATTTTTTATGTTTTGTGCATTTTCTCGCATAATATAGCCTAAAAGATGGAATCTAAAAGCGCGAAGTATAGCAAAGTTTTTATAAAATTTTTCTAGGTTTTTAAAATCTGTGCAATAATTTCAGGTTTGTTTGCACTCATAAAGTGAAACTTTTGTTGCAAGGCACTTAAAGCCTTAAATAACTCTTTGCTTTTTTGCAATCCAACTTCTGCTTCCTTGCCATTTTTTTTAGCAATCTCCAGTGCTTTTAACCACTCTTGCGATACAAATACACCGGGTAATTTATAATGCAAAAATAACGCGGTTTTATAAGAAGCAATAGGAAAAAATCCAAACACAAGTGCGCAATTTGTTCTAAACTCTAAATTAATAGCATCACACCACTTTAAAAGCTCTTTAGCAATGCTTTCATCATAAATAGGCTGTGTGAAAATCGCTAAAGCTCCATTGCGGATTTTTTCGCGCATTTTTTTATAAAGACTTTCTTTATTTTTTGCATAAGAATTTAGCACACAAAAGGGATAAATTCTTTTAGGAATCCCTTGTAAATTCTCTCCATTAATATCTTTATTAAGATTTAATGCATCGATAATCTTTAATAAAAGTGCGCTATTTCCTTCAAATACACCTTTTGCTTGGGGTTGATTACCTAGCCTTAAAGGATCCCCCGTTAAGGCTAACACAAGACGCAAATCAAGGCTATTCATACCGATTAACTCACTTTGAAGCGCAAGTGTGTTTTTATCGCGCATAGAAATTGTAGCGATACTTGGAATCTTAAAAGTGTTTTGTAGCTTCAAACTTGCCAAAATAGGGCTATGTTTTAATTTTCCCAAAGGAGAATCTGTGCAAATAAATGCGTCTAATTCTTGTAAAAAGGATTGATTTTTAAGCCCACAAAATAACTTCTCTAAACAAAAACTAGCAGGGGCTGAAAACTCATAAGTGTAGCACTTCTTACCTTTTTGGAGTTTATCAATAAAGGATTCTATCTTATTACTCTCAAAACCTGGCATAAAATGGACTCTCTAAAATAATGGATTAAAAACAAGGATTGTAACAAAAAATTCTAAATACAAGTTGAATTTTAACTTTTAAAATCTCCGCAACAATTCCAAGAAACACTTTTGCAGGGCTTCCACTTCGCTAATTTTTACTCTTTCATTAAGTGAGTGGATTCTATCATTGCACACACCACACTCTACAACACTTACTCCAAATTCCGCAAGATAGCGCGCATCACTTGTGCCTCCACTTGTGCTTAAAAGTGGCGTAAAACCATTTTGAAATTCCAACGCTTCTACCATTTTTTGAACAATTTTATTCTTTGTATCTGTCAAAAAGGACTTAGAACTTTGTTTTAACTCCAAAGAATGTGGAATCGTTTTTAAAAGATTTTCTAAATACGCTTGCAAATTATCTAAACTTGTAGCTGTGGAGTTGCGCACATTAAACATTATCTTTAAATCATTTGGCGTTACATTAACAACTTCCATTCCACCGCGTATATCAGTAATCACAATCTTGCTAGGCTCAAATTCCGCATTTCCTTTATCTAAATCAAATCCTGCAATCTTACTTAATACAGGAGCGATTAACTCTACTGGATTAATACATTTACTAGGATATGCCGCGTGTCCTTGCTTGCCTTGTATGATTAATTTACCATTAATGGAGCCACGCCTACCAACTTTTATCATATCGCCAAATTTTTCCACACAAGTAGGCTCTGCAACAACTGCAAAATCAGGCAATAAATTAAGCTTTTGAAGCTCACTTAATGCGTGCTTTGTGCCAAAAATCGCCTCGCCTTCCTCATCGCTTGTTAAAAGCACAGACAAGATCCCATTAAAACTATTGTTGGAATCCAAAAATTCCCTTAATGCACACACAAACGCCGCTACTCCGCTCTTCATATCTTGCGTCCCACGCCCATAAAGGAATCCATCTTTCTCTAGTGGCGCAAAAGGCTCACTCTCCCAACCCTCTCCAGGTGGCACCACATCAATGTGTCCTGCAAAGCATAAATGTGCGGATTTTGTAATTTTAGATTCCATATTTTCACATTCTCTAAAATCCTTATACAAAAATACATTTTTCACGCCATTTTTGTGAAACTCTAGCGCCTTAAATTCTGGCAAAATCCCACAAATAAACCTATAAATCCCGCATTCTTGCGGTGTTATACTAGGATAAGCAACAAGTTGTTTTAAAACTTCTAGGGTTTGCATTTTTATTCCTTTATTGCAATTAAAGTTGTGAAATTTACCCAGCAAAAAAGCGTTTGAATATGGCTAAACCCAGCATTTTTAAGCATTGTTTTATTCTCATTTTCACTATAAGGGATTAGCACATTTTCTAAAGCTTCACGCTTTTTGCTAATCTCAAACTCACTATATCCCCGCTTTTTCTTACTTTCTAAATAATATTGAATCATCTTAAAATCTAGAGTTTTATTCTCACAAATCACCTTTTCAGAGCAAATAAACACACCACCTGTATTGAGTGCATTAAAAATCTTTTGCACAAGCCTTTCTCTCTCTAAAGGACGGATAAATTGCAAAGTGTAATTTGCCACAATCACATCACATTTAGGAAAATTCTCTTGCAAAATATCCCCACAAATTAAATTTGCCTTAATGCCATAGGTGTCCAACTTTTTTTGCGCGAACTCTAGCATACTTACCGAATTATCTATGCCATAAAGCCTTAAAGGAATCTTAGCCTTAGAAGCAATTTCTAAAAGCATAGCCCCCGTAGAAGTCCCAAGATCTAAAATTACGGAATCCTTTTTTGCATACTCTAGCGCAAAATCCGCACTTAAAGCTAAAACTTCTTTATAAAAAGGGATAGAGCGACATAACATATCATCAAAAACCCCTGCCACATTTGCGTCAAACTCAAATTGCTTTTGTGGAGCTTGTGTAAAAACTTTATCCATTTTATTTAACCTTTAAGATTTTATAAGCTTCATTAATATCGCAACTAATTTGCTTTTTTAGGGATTCTAAATTATCAAATTTACGATTGTTTCTAATTTTTTTAGCAAAATAAAACCCAGCTTCACTCTCTTTAACTTCCACTTCAATGCCCAACAAATGCCCTTCAATAGAAAAAGACTTATCTGTGCTTAAGCGATTTCCAATAAAAATCACAGCAGGATATTTTTTGGATTCTAACTTTTGTTCACCTAGCTGAATAAACCCTGCATACACGCCCTCTTGTGGAAGTAAAAAACCATCATTTTGTAGATTAATCGTTGCATACAGCTCCCTTTTACCAAGCCCTTGCCCCTTAATAATCTCCCCTCTAATCTCATACAAACGCCCTAAAAACTTACTTGCTTGTTTCACATTGCCATTTAACAAAAGTTCTTTGATTAATCCACTATGCACAGAAAGTTTCTTGCAAAGCACTTCATTGACCACCACAACTTCACCCTTAAAACTCTGTAACAAATCAAAAGGATAATAAAACCTATCCTTCCCAAACCTAAAATCATACCCCACAACAATGCGTCTTAAATTTGGCAATACACTTTGTAAAAATGCTACAAATTCCTTATCACTCTTATTGCGGATAATATCTAGCGCAATGTAAAACATCGGGTATTTCGCATAAAAAGAGCGATATTTTTTAGGTAATAATACACCATTTTCTTGCTCAATACACAAAATTGCACCATTTTCATCAAGCTCTTTAAATAATGCTTGATGTCCCAAATGTAAGCCATCAAACTTCCCTAATGCAAGACTTGTGATATTCTTTGCAAATTTAGAGTTTTTGACAAGCGATAAAAAACTCTGCATTCCCTTCCTTTCCTTTGATTTGTGATTCCATAGTTTTTAAAACCTTAAATCCACTTTTTTCTAACAACTCTAACATATTTTCTAATGCTTTTTGAATTGCTATTACATCTTGCACAACTCCCTTTTTGTTACGCTTAACTCCCATTCCTACTTCAAATTGTGGCTTAAAGAGCAAAATCACCTTATCCCTTGATAATGTGATTATGGAATCTAAAATTTCTTTTAAAGCAATAAAAGATACATCACACACCACAATTTCAAATTCCCCCTTATACTTTGTGGCAAACTCCCTAATATCTGTCTTTTCATAGCTTTTTACGCGTGGATTTTCTTTTAAGCTATAATGTAGCTGATTGCTTCCAACATCTACACAAACTACAGATTCCACACCATTTTCTAAAAGAACCTCACAAAATCCACCTGTGCTTGCACCTATATCTAACGCGCTTTTTCCTTGAAAATCAAAGATAGGATTTGCTTTTAAAAAGCAATCTAGCTTCTCTCCAGCGCGACTAACAAAAATTTTAGATTCCAACTTTGTGATTTTATCTTTTAATCCTAATACATAAGCACTTTTCGCACAAGGGATTCCATTAACGCACACTTTGCCCTTTTTGATTAGCGCGTGTGCTTGATTGCGAGAAGATGCGATTCTAAGCTTCACACAAGCCACATCTAAGCGCAAATTTACAATTTCTACACTTTGCATTAACGCCTATCCTTTAAATCTTCCTTCTTTAAAGGTTTAAAGCCAAAGTTTAGATAATTCTCTCCAAATTCCTTGTGGCGCATAAGGAGTTGTAAGGAATTTTGCGTGCGTTTATCTTGTGGCATAAACTCTACTAAATAATACTCCCCCCAAGGTGTTGCACTCTTGTGCATTAAGCCTTCTAATTGCCCTTTTTGAAGTGGCGTAATTTTTATGGGAGTTTCACCATTGTTAAGTGTCAAATGGAATCCATTTTCAAAAAATCCTTTAGGATTTTCCACTCCGTGCTGAAAACTCTGATAAACATCTATAAAAAACACTTCGCCTTTTTCTTGTGGATATTTTTCTTTATTAAAAGTATTCAAATGTGTAGCAATTAACACCACTTGCACCCTCTCTTTTGTGATTAATTCCGCTTTTCTTGTTGCTTGAATATAGGCTTCTTCAAGCTTTTGTGGAACAACCACAGACTTAACACTCTCACAACCTAAAAATACTATTAAAATAACACTAAAAATGATTTCCTTAAACATCTAAACTCCAATTTGATAATAAATAAACCCAAGCTCTTTTAAGCGTTTTGCATTATACTGATTGCGTCCATCAAAAATAATTGCTTCCTTTAGTCGCTCTTTAATCTCTAGAAAATCTGGGCTTCTAAACTCTTTCCACTCTGTTACTAAAACCATTGCATCACAGGCATTTAATGCATCATATTTATTGCTTGCATACATAATATTTTGGATTCCTTTAAAATAAAATCCTTTTGCCTCTTCCATTGCCCTTGGATCATATACACTAACTTCCGCTTCACGCTTTAAAAGCTCTTCAATTAAAACAAGTGAAGTGGCTTCACGCATATCATCTGTCCCGGGCTTAAAACTAAGCCCCCAAATTCCAATGCGTCTGCCTTTCAAACTCTCACCAAAATGCTCAATAATCTTCTCACCCAATACCCTTTTTTGCTTCTCATTAACTTGCGCTGTGGCTTGTAACATTCTAGCTTCTACACCATTTTCTTGAGCAATTTTCTCTAAAGCTTTCACATCTTTTGGAAAGCAACTTCCCCCATATCCACAACCCGGATAAATAAAGCTATATCCAATACGCTTATCACTCCCAATTCCAATTCTTACTTGATTCACATCAGCTCCTACAACTTCGCAAATCCTTGCAATCTCATTAATAAAACTAATCTTTGTTGCAAGCATCGCATTTGCTGCATATTTTGTCATCTCAGCACTTTTAATATCCATCACAATTAGCCTATCATAACTCCGTAAAAATGGCGCATACACTTCCTTTAAAATCTCTTTTGCCCACTCTTCTTCTATACCAATTACCACCCTATCAGGTCTTAGAAAATCATTAATTGCATCACCTTCTTTTAAAAACTCAGGATTGCTAGCCACACTAAAAGGAATGCTAACATCACGCTTTTTTAATTCTTCTTTGATTGCTTCCTTAACCTTTTGTGCTGTGCCAACTGGAACTGTGGATTTATCTACAATTAGCATTTTAGATTCCATTGTTTTGCCAATCTCTCGTGCTACTTCTAAAACATATTGTAAATCCGCACTTCCATCTTCTCCCATAGGTGTGCCAACGGCGATAAAAGCCACTTCTACTTTCTGTAAAGATTCTTTTAAGGAAGTGGTAAAACTCAAATTTCCCTGCTCCTTGTTTCTTTTCACAAGCTCTTGTAATCCTGGCTCAAAAATAGGAATCTCTCCAGCATTTAAACGCGCAATTTTGGATTCCACAATATCCACACAAATTACATTATTCCCCATATCCGCAAAACATGCACCACTAACCAACCCAACATAACCCGTCCCAATAATCACTATATTCATTAAACTAAGCCTAAAATTTTTCGCAATTCTAGCATATTATTAAAAGAATAAAAGGCAAAGCAAAGCAAAATCAAAATATAATGCTACCATTTGTAATTTAAGGTTCAAAATGGCTAGGCATTTACTAGAAACTAAGGATTTCAGCAAAGAAGAGGTAGAAGGGATTTTAGATTTAGCCCAAAGTTATTTGGATTCCAAAAATGCGCTAAATAGTAAAAACGCGCTTTTAGGACATATTGTTATTACAATCTTTTTTGAAAACTCCACACGCACACTCTCAAGCTTTGAAGTTGCAACAAAACGCTTAGGCGGAAGTGTTGTTCGCCTAGATGTTTCAAAAAGCTCCACAACCAAGGGGGAAACCCTATTTGACACTGCAGCTAACCTTAATGCAATGCAACCAAGTGCAATTGTTGTAAGACACAAAAATTCTGGCGTGCCTAATATTCTTGCTAAATATGTAACTTGCTCTATCATAAATGGTGGCGATGGTGCGCACGCTCACCCCACACAAGCACTTTTAGACCTTTTGACTTTGCGCAAGCATTTAGGTAACTTAGAAGGCAAAAAAATCGCTATTGTAGGCGATATTCGCAACTCACGCGTGGCAAATAGCAATATTGAACTTCTAGGGCGTTTTGGAATGGAGGTAATTTTAGTAGGACCGCCACATTTTATTCCTAAAACCAAACTCCGCCATTGTATTTCCTTAAAAGAAGTGATTGACTCTGTTGATGCTGTGATGAGCTTACGCACACAAACAGAACGCCACGATTACCCTATTTATTCAAGCTTAAAGGATTATGCAAGCGATTATTGTATTACAAGAGAACTTTTTGGGGAGAGAAATATTATCTTACTCCACCCCGGACCTGTGCATCGCAATATTGACATTAGCGATTCTATGTTACAAGATCCGCGCTGTAAGGTTTTAGAGCAAGTTACACACGGCGTTGCTATAAGAATGGCAGTTTTAGAAACGCTCATCACTCATAGCAAAAATAAGATTCCAAAAAATTTCCCTTATTTTTAAAAATTTCAACAAACAATGGAAAATACGCTAATTTTTGAACTTTTTACGCTTTTTTGTGTTGGATTTATCGGTGCTTTAACACCCGGACCTGATATTTTATTCACCCTTAGAAACACACTAAATTATGGAGCAAAAGCAGGATTTTTAGGCTTATTTGGAATCTTTTTAGGCTGGATTACTTTTTTA
The Helicobacter winghamensis ATCC BAA-430 DNA segment above includes these coding regions:
- a CDS encoding YeiH family protein — protein: MRENAQNIKNALLQKQFYKDYTNGFVLVLLVSLASYYVSVLPVVQRLHLSPLILSVLLGILATPLFRVAQSSCEKAVVFSAKKLLRFGIILFGFNVTLESIASVGLNGILLSIVVVVVILMLGYVVGVKFLKLDREIAILVSGGSAICGAAAVLALESSIKSKPYKGVIAVGTVVLFGLLGMFLYPLVYAFGIPPFSQEQMGYFLGLTLHELANVVGAGGSISPQTQEIALIVKMIRVILLVAVLLIVPYLFTQSKEGEKRKLHIPWFAFWFLGVVLLHSFINLPESIVSTFRFLSSFFLVMAMSALGLQVDFKKFLECGGRAFVLAFILFWILTFGGFLLVYYFV
- a CDS encoding methylenetetrahydrofolate reductase; translated protein: MPGFESNKIESFIDKLQKGKKCYTYEFSAPASFCLEKLFCGLKNQSFLQELDAFICTDSPLGKLKHSPILASLKLQNTFKIPSIATISMRDKNTLALQSELIGMNSLDLRLVLALTGDPLRLGNQPQAKGVFEGNSALLLKIIDALNLNKDINGENLQGIPKRIYPFCVLNSYAKNKESLYKKMREKIRNGALAIFTQPIYDESIAKELLKWCDAINLEFRTNCALVFGFFPIASYKTALFLHYKLPGVFVSQEWLKALEIAKKNGKEAEVGLQKSKELFKALSALQQKFHFMSANKPEIIAQILKT
- the dapE gene encoding succinyl-diaminopimelate desuccinylase yields the protein MQTLEVLKQLVAYPSITPQECGIYRFICGILPEFKALEFHKNGVKNVFLYKDFRECENMESKITKSAHLCFAGHIDVVPPGEGWESEPFAPLEKDGFLYGRGTQDMKSGVAAFVCALREFLDSNNSFNGILSVLLTSDEEGEAIFGTKHALSELQKLNLLPDFAVVAEPTCVEKFGDMIKVGRRGSINGKLIIQGKQGHAAYPSKCINPVELIAPVLSKIAGFDLDKGNAEFEPSKIVITDIRGGMEVVNVTPNDLKIMFNVRNSTATSLDNLQAYLENLLKTIPHSLELKQSSKSFLTDTKNKIVQKMVEALEFQNGFTPLLSTSGGTSDARYLAEFGVSVVECGVCNDRIHSLNERVKISEVEALQKCFLELLRRF
- the cmoA gene encoding carboxy-S-adenosyl-L-methionine synthase CmoA: MDKVFTQAPQKQFEFDANVAGVFDDMLCRSIPFYKEVLALSADFALEYAKKDSVILDLGTSTGAMLLEIASKAKIPLRLYGIDNSVSMLEFAQKKLDTYGIKANLICGDILQENFPKCDVIVANYTLQFIRPLERERLVQKIFNALNTGGVFICSEKVICENKTLDFKMIQYYLESKKKRGYSEFEISKKREALENVLIPYSENENKTMLKNAGFSHIQTLFCWVNFTTLIAIKE
- a CDS encoding bifunctional riboflavin kinase/FAD synthetase; this encodes MQSFLSLVKNSKFAKNITSLALGKFDGLHLGHQALFKELDENGAILCIEQENGVLLPKKYRSFYAKYPMFYIALDIIRNKSDKEFVAFLQSVLPNLRRIVVGYDFRFGKDRFYYPFDLLQSFKGEVVVVNEVLCKKLSVHSGLIKELLLNGNVKQASKFLGRLYEIRGEIIKGQGLGKRELYATINLQNDGFLLPQEGVYAGFIQLGEQKLESKKYPAVIFIGNRLSTDKSFSIEGHLLGIEVEVKESEAGFYFAKKIRNNRKFDNLESLKKQISCDINEAYKILKVK
- the tlyA gene encoding 23S rRNA (cytidine-2'-O)-methyltransferase TlyA, with amino-acid sequence MQSVEIVNLRLDVACVKLRIASSRNQAHALIKKGKVCVNGIPCAKSAYVLGLKDKITKLESKIFVSRAGEKLDCFLKANPIFDFQGKSALDIGASTGGFCEVLLENGVESVVCVDVGSNQLHYSLKENPRVKSYEKTDIREFATKYKGEFEIVVCDVSFIALKEILDSIITLSRDKVILLFKPQFEVGMGVKRNKKGVVQDVIAIQKALENMLELLEKSGFKVLKTMESQIKGKEGNAEFFIACQKL
- a CDS encoding UDP-glucose dehydrogenase family protein, which gives rise to MNIVIIGTGYVGLVSGACFADMGNNVICVDIVESKIARLNAGEIPIFEPGLQELVKRNKEQGNLSFTTSLKESLQKVEVAFIAVGTPMGEDGSADLQYVLEVAREIGKTMESKMLIVDKSTVPVGTAQKVKEAIKEELKKRDVSIPFSVASNPEFLKEGDAINDFLRPDRVVIGIEEEWAKEILKEVYAPFLRSYDRLIVMDIKSAEMTKYAANAMLATKISFINEIARICEVVGADVNQVRIGIGSDKRIGYSFIYPGCGYGGSCFPKDVKALEKIAQENGVEARMLQATAQVNEKQKRVLGEKIIEHFGESLKGRRIGIWGLSFKPGTDDMREATSLVLIEELLKREAEVSVYDPRAMEEAKGFYFKGIQNIMYASNKYDALNACDAMVLVTEWKEFRSPDFLEIKERLKEAIIFDGRNQYNAKRLKELGFIYYQIGV
- a CDS encoding aspartate carbamoyltransferase catalytic subunit codes for the protein MARHLLETKDFSKEEVEGILDLAQSYLDSKNALNSKNALLGHIVITIFFENSTRTLSSFEVATKRLGGSVVRLDVSKSSTTKGETLFDTAANLNAMQPSAIVVRHKNSGVPNILAKYVTCSIINGGDGAHAHPTQALLDLLTLRKHLGNLEGKKIAIVGDIRNSRVANSNIELLGRFGMEVILVGPPHFIPKTKLRHCISLKEVIDSVDAVMSLRTQTERHDYPIYSSLKDYASDYCITRELFGERNIILLHPGPVHRNIDISDSMLQDPRCKVLEQVTHGVAIRMAVLETLITHSKNKIPKNFPYF